The following DNA comes from Brassica oleracea var. oleracea cultivar TO1000 chromosome C5, BOL, whole genome shotgun sequence.
TGCTTAACTGCTACAACTCTTCCATCTGATAACACGCCCTGCACAATGAGACTCTACTATTAGCATGCATGCACTGCACTACAACTTTCATTTCTTCACATAACAAGAATCATATCTTTACCTTAAAGACAGGACCAAAACCACCTTCACCGATCTTGTTAGCTGGACTGAAGTCATTCGTAGCAGCTTTGATTTGCCGTAAAGTAAAAGTTCCAGATGGCAACTCTTCTTCGTTAGGATCTGTGGCAAAAACTCACTAGGTTACCATATTTGAAATGAACATAACATGGTCGCTAAGATGCAAGTTAGCTACTTCATAGTCATAATGACTGCTGGTATATGTTATCAAGTCCATATCCAAAGCAAAAGAGAATGCTAAAAGAAGCAATGATCACCTTTTCGTCGCCCGAAACATGGAAGGCAGCCACAAAACCAAAGAACACCTAGTAGAAAGATAATAAGACATGCGACTCCAATTCCAAGTCCAATTGACGCTCCAGTGCTCATTCCACTTCCAGCGAGTGCGCACGGCTTAGAATCTATACATTAAAGGTGTTACTATTAATAGAAACTGCTGTAGTGATCATAACTGGTTTCTACTATAATAAGAAAGCTACCTGAAAGTATGGAAATAGCAGATATGATAGGACCATAAACCCCTCTTTCGGGAATCCTGGTGGTTCCTTTACCGCCCCAACCCAATCGGATAGCTAAAAAGTGGTTCGTCACATTAACAGTAAATGATTTGGTTATAGGTTTTTGAGCTTCCTTTGCTTCAGCCATGATGTTAAAGTCTTTTAAAACAAGTTTCTCCTGCCAAAAAAAGAAAGGCTTAAAAACATGGCCGGATCTGAGATTTACGGAGCCTTAAACAATTTTTATGTTAATTTTAATAAAAAGAACATTTTGACAATTTGGAGGTCAATAGCTTTCTAAAATTTGGGGGTTAAGACGACTGTTTCACCCGGTTATGCTCGAAACTGGCCTTGCAACTTAGTGTATTCAATTTCAACAGTTGAGGGCAAAAACTAACCTGAATATAGATGTCGAAAATACGCCTTCCAAGATGGCTATAAGTATCATCATTGGTGAATCTCATCTCAGCGAAGTTTAGGTTCACAGTGTATTTTCCATTTTCCAAGCAGGCATGGAAGTAAGTGAGAGATGCTGGAGCTATCCGTGCGGTTTTGTACAGTTCAGACAGGTTAGATGTCGGGACAAACATAGTGAATCTTGTGTTTTGGAAATTGTTGTCGTCCATGTAGTCCCCTGTGCTGCTGAATCCCCAGTAAGACTCAGGATTCAGATAGTACTTAGCAGCACCACCTTCAACTTCTCCATCTCCTTCATATATTATTTTGCTATTGTTTGCTTCTACTGTTAGATCGCTTCCACCACAGTTTATATTGAGGCAGCTATAATCTACCAGATAAAACAAAATTTGCATAAATGAGAGAGAACAAACGAGTCAACTTTCTATATCAATATGTTGTATTATATAATAAGAGACTTTTGTTTGTCAGACGAGCTACCATCACTAGTCTTTTTAAGTAGGCAAGTGTACTTACATGTAGGACATACAAAATCTTTGATGCATGGCAGAAACTTGCTCCTACAAAAACATCAATTGTGGAATGTTTTTTTTTTTGGAAATGTACAAAGAATTTCAACTGCTTCTAGATGCTAAAGATGATCAAAAGAAAGAACCTTACGATTTTTTTATTGAAGTACTCTGAAACAAGTTTAGATTCAGATTCCTAAACACAAGAAAATTAGTTAAAATTCCAATGATGTTAACCGAAAACGTCGAAGAAGAAAACATGACGGTATCCTCACATGTGTGGTCGACAAGAACTACTTTCAGGACTTTGCCACTTGAGGTTATTATAAGAAAGATCTCTGCAGCAACAAAGTGAATCGGCATCAAAATGGATTCATATTCTTTTGAGAAAGCAATTTTGCAAACTCAATAAATATACATACACAGTGATTCCATCTCTTAGTAATCCATCTGGAGCCTCTCCCTCGAGTTTATTTCCAGTCAACATTCTGCAAACAAAAATAAGATTAAATCAAGTCAAAGTAAGGTAGAACATTAAACGTATGTGACAACAGATTCTTTTCACTTACATAAACCGTAGATCTTCTGCCTGCGCAAACGCGGGAATTGTCCCAGCCAACTTGTTAAAACTCAAGTCCCTATCAACAAAACATACAATGAACTCATCACATCTATCACTGTTTACATGTACAAACCTAAATGAGATTTGATAAAAATGTCGGACGGCATGCTTACAATGTCTCCAGATTTTTCAATGATGAAAGATAGGTAGGTATTTGTCCAGCAATGTTACAGTTCTTCAGTATCCTACAATGTAGTATAAACAAAACTCAAGAGATGAATGGAATGGAACAGCTTCGAGAAGGAATATAACTTACAGCTTAGAGAACTCTGTTGAGTTCTTTAAGGAAGGGAATGGTTGGACTGGTCCACCTATATCAGTGATCCTCCTGATAAATAATTTAGGTCACTGTAAGAATTGCTTGTTTGCATTAACTAAGTTTATGGAGAACATCATCAGAGTTGTGTTTACTAACAGATTTTTCATTTTGTCGAAAGTTGAGATGACCGATGGGATTGGACCGGTAAGACCAGATGCAATCATTTCACTACAACATATTACAAAGGATTAACATCATTGAGTGCTAAGAACAAGAAAGAAGAGTTCAAAAGAAGGATCTTACAGTCTCTTGAGTCCCTTCCAATTTTGTATGTAACTAGGTATCCTTCCAGTGAGTTGGAGATCATTAATCCTGCTGCATGGTGCAAAAACCAAACAGGCATATGAACAAAGGAGGAGACCAACATAATATAAGAAGTTAAGTTAGGAGAAAACAGAACAAAAGTTTTACAAATCTTCCAACTTCTCTAGTTTAGCTAATGAATCTGGCAAACCACCCGTCAATTTGTTGGAGGAAAGTAACCTGTGAAACCCCAAGAAACATCTCATCTTTCAGACAAAATAACATCTTCGTACGGGAAGGGAATCAAAGAAACTCTCACAGTTTTTCCAAGTTGGCTAAGTTGCCTAGCTCCTCAGGAATGGTTCCAGTAAACGCATTTGACTCTAGATCTCTGAACAAGAAAAACAAAAGTAATGTGACCAAACAAATTAATGTTCCAGGACAAAGAAGGTTGACCAATGCTCGAAACTTACAAGGAAGTTAGTGAAGTCATGTCTCCGACCTCCTTTGGAATTGGCCCTGACAACCGATTTACAAGAAGAGAGCTGCATGCAGAGACATTCTACAACTGTTACAAGAGAATTTAGACATATAAAGCTAAAACATTAAGAAGGAATATTCTTACATAGTTGTTAAATTTGTCATAGTCCATTCCAGTGGTATTGTCCCATTCAGGTAGTTGTAGGCGAAGTCTCTAATGTATAGCAAGAAACAGTGGTCAAAATTTTCAGCTTACTAAGAATTGGTAAAGTAAGGTTGAGGTACTTTTATGAGAACACTTACATCTCCTGGAGGTAGGGAAGTTTTTGTATTTCAGGTGGAAGAGTTCCTGGAAGATTATGATCCTTGAATGCACTAAAGAACAAGTCAAATAGCCATTTTAAGACAAGCTCACATACCATATTCAGACGTTATGCGTATGTACAGACCCAAAAAAAGAAAGAAAGTTATGAAGAGTGACTGAGTATTCTTACATTTTGATAATATGACAATCAGTTTCGTTAGTGGGACTACATTCACATTCTATTTCTTGCTTAGCTGTCGGGGGAGGAGTCTCTGTTAGCCCCACCGTTTCGACTTTACAATTTTCAGCATCAAATTTCCAGAACTTAGAGCCCAGCGTTTTGGCGATTTGCTGCAGAGCATCGACTAAATCACAGAAGCAAACACTACATGAGTGCAGTTACTTGAGCAAAAAAACAAAGATTATACTTTTGGCCACAACAAAGAGTAGAACATTAATAAAAGCAAGATGAACAATTTATCTAAACCTTTTTCTAACCCAGACCAAAAAACAAATATGATCTATCTATTCAACAATTTAAACGATTTTTAATGAAACTACCGTTTTACTTTTAACTATACATTCAAATCGTCGTATGAAAGACATAACTAAGAGTTTGACTCAACGGTCAAAGTGACCTAATCAATGCCTGGAGATTTCGGATTAGCTGCTTCAACAACGTCACCATTAAAAAAAACGATGGTAAGCAATCAGAAAAACTCATTTTCAACGAAACTGAAGCAAATAATGGAAATCAAGAATAGTTATCAAATAAAACTTTGCAAAAATTCTGCAAACACAGAATCCAAAAAGGAAAGAAAGAAAACTATACAAATATAAAAGGAAATAACGTTAAAACCAACCTTCACTCTTTGGTAACTTGACAGCATTTACATCGTAAAACTTGAAGCAAAAGATGGCAAAAACAGAAAATGCAAAGATATTAACACCCTTCTTCTTTTTCTTATCGGCAAACATTTCATGAAGAAGCGATGCAACCCCAAATCTCTTAAGAAAATGCAGACGAGAGACTACGTAAAATCAGAGTCTCATCAAAAAGGATAAAAATCGTGTGAAAGATCTGAAACGTCTGCGTTGGTTTGGGTAAGTGT
Coding sequences within:
- the LOC106294494 gene encoding probable LRR receptor-like serine/threonine-protein kinase RFK1, producing the protein MFADKKKKKGVNIFAFSVFAIFCFKFYDVNAVKLPKSEVDALQQIAKTLGSKFWKFDAENCKVETVGLTETPPPTAKQEIECECSPTNETDCHIIKIAFKDHNLPGTLPPEIQKLPYLQEIDFAYNYLNGTIPLEWTMTNLTTISLLVNRLSGPIPKEVGDMTSLTSLDLESNAFTGTIPEELGNLANLEKLLLSSNKLTGGLPDSLAKLEKLEDFRINDLQLTGRIPSYIQNWKGLKRLEMIASGLTGPIPSVISTFDKMKNLRITDIGGPVQPFPSLKNSTEFSKLILKNCNIAGQIPTYLSSLKNLETLDLSFNKLAGTIPAFAQAEDLRFIMLTGNKLEGEAPDGLLRDGITVDLSYNNLKWQSPESSSCRPHMNLNLNLFQSTSIKKSSKFLPCIKDFVCPTYYSCLNINCGGSDLTVEANNSKIIYEGDGEVEGGAAKYYLNPESYWGFSSTGDYMDDNNFQNTRFTMFVPTSNLSELYKTARIAPASLTYFHACLENGKYTVNLNFAEMRFTNDDTYSHLGRRIFDIYIQEKLVLKDFNIMAEAKEAQKPITKSFTVNVTNHFLAIRLGWGGKGTTRIPERGVYGPIISAISILSDSKPCALAGSGMSTGASIGLGIGVACLIIFLLGVLWFCGCLPCFGRRKDPNEEELPSGTFTLRQIKAATNDFSPANKIGEGGFGPVFKGVLSDGRVVAVKQLSSKSRQGNREFLNEIGAISCLQHPNLVKLHGFCVERAQMLLVYECMENNSLAQALFSPKDKQIPMDWATRFNICCGVAKGLAFLHEESPLKFVHRDIKATNILLDKDLTPKISDFGLARLDEEENTHVSTKVAGTIGYMAPEYALWGYLSFKADVYSYGVLVLEIVAGINNSSFMAAGDEVCLLEWATQCEESGHLMQVVDERLRPEVNKKEAEAVIKVALVCTNASPTDRPIMSEVVAMLEGFYPVPDSTPGTSKKSGDIRFKAFKDVRKGMDNDSKTQCSVNSYPSSSFSSTTNVDTNVAGQETKQEEPRS